The following are from one region of the Candidatus Omnitrophota bacterium genome:
- a CDS encoding MazG-like family protein — protein sequence SHGKMHKDEISEELADVAMYLFELADNLGIDLSEAIENKLIKNAKKYPVEKAKGRHTKYNKL from the coding sequence TAGCCACGGAAAAATGCATAAAGATGAGATTTCTGAAGAGCTTGCAGATGTGGCTATGTATCTTTTTGAACTCGCAGATAATCTAGGAATTGATCTTTCTGAAGCAATAGAGAATAAATTGATAAAAAACGCCAAAAAGTATCCGGTTGAAAAAGCTAAAGGCCGGCATACAAAATACAATAAATTATAA